The proteins below come from a single Triticum aestivum cultivar Chinese Spring chromosome 5D, IWGSC CS RefSeq v2.1, whole genome shotgun sequence genomic window:
- the LOC123120802 gene encoding F-box protein At1g78280 isoform X1, translating to MESAGNDRRDAALGSLAVLPDELLCAIVDLLQPTDIGRLACVSSVMYILCNEEPLWMSKYLSVGGHLEYKGSWKKTTLSRLSLCSGNSELEQKARHFDGFNSLFLYRRWYRCFTTLSSYSFDNGHVERKDDLSLDHFHSQYDGKGPVLLGKLAETWPARTKWTIQQLVHDYGEVTFRISQRSPKKIIMKLKDYVSYMELQHDEDPLYIFDDKFGETTPALLEDYRVPHLFQEDLFGVLDYEQRPAFRWLIIGPERSGASWHVDPGLTSAWNTLLCGRKRWALYPPGRVPGGVTVHVSDEDGDVDIETPTSLQWWLDIYPHLAEHEKPLECTQLPGETIFVPSGWWHCVLNLETTVAVTQNFVNQSNFEHVCLDMAPGHCHKGVCRAGLLAVPGKSVRDIENHPPGTMSAWNHNDMTRAEKRLKGSGSVRASNSANQCASFEFSDVHESLENQVFSYDIGFLSQFLEKEKDHYTSVWSPTNPIGQREAREWLRRLWVLKPELRGLIWKGACLAISVDKWYACLEEVSACHSLPPPSEDEKLPVGTGSNPVFIVSDNVIKIYAEGGLGYSAHGLGTELEFYDLLRKVGSPLINHIPEIIASGFLVYEDGVYRTVPWDGKGMPDVLAKYYPLELSYANSCFPLGLWSKQQFGMDSSTECSNKPIWPYMVTRKCKGDIFARVRDTLSKADLLNLASSLGVQMRNIHLLPLPHGEPLPKPEDNNVRDSDPPEWKQVISTLNGRKNNIKKHLANWGGTVPTVLIEKAEEYLPADMSSLIKFVKDDDGDSVYTFPCWIHSDIMDDNILTQRSLTDAKSTGDRDLEKLDAVNIIDFSDLSIGDPLCDLIPLHLDVFRGDIDLLREYLRSYQLPFLRGKSNNDIYKSVGNSKFSTASYRAMCYCMLHEDNVLAAIFGLWKDLRAATSWEEVEHLVWDGLNRYQQSSPTLSS from the exons ATGGAATCGGCGGGGAACGACCGGAGGGACGCGGCGCTGGGGAGCCTGGCGGTGCTCCCCGACGAGCTGCTCTGcgccatcgtcgacctcctccagcccacCGACATCGGCCGCCTCGCATGCGTCAGCAG TGTCATGTACATACTTTGCAACGAGGAACCTCTCTGGATGAGTAAATATCTTTCTGTTGGTGGTCATCTTGAGTACAAAGGTTCTTGGAAGAAAACAACATTGTCTAG GCTTAGTCTTTGCTCCGGAAATAGTGAGCTTGAGCAGAAGGCTCGTCATTTTGATG GATTCAATTCCTTGTTCTTATACAGGAGATGGTATAGATGTTTTACTACTTTGAGTAGTTATTCCTTTGACAATGGACATGTGGAAAGAAAGGATGACCTTTCTTTGGATCATTTCCATTCTCAGTATGATGGAAAAGGCCCA GTTTTGCTTGGTAAGCTGGCTGAAACCTGGCCAGCAAGGACTAAATGGACAATTCAGCAGCTGGTGCATGATTATGGTGAAGTTACATTTAGGATATCACAGAGAAGCCCTAAGAAGATAATAATGAAACTGAAAGACTATGTTTCTTACATGGAACTCCAGCATGACGAAGATCCTCTTTATATATTTGATGATAAG TTTGGAGAAACAACACCAGCACTATTGGAAGATTACAGAGTCCCTCATTTATTTCAAGAAGATCTTTTTGGTGTCTTGGATTATGAACAAAGACCTGCTTTCAGATGGCTTATTATTGGACCAGAAAGATCAGGTGCCTCTTGGCATGTTGATCCAGGATTAACCAGTGCGTGGAATACTCTTCTTTGTGGCCGAAAAAG ATGGGCACTGTACCCTCCAGGAAGAGTGCCTGGTGGTGTCACGGTACATGTAagtgatgaggatggtgatgttgacaTTGAAACTCCAACGTCTTTGCAG TGGTGGCTTGATATCTATCCTCATCTTGCTGAACACGAGAAACCACTGGAATGCACACAATTACCAGGAGAGACTATATTTGTTCCTAGTGGATGGTGGCATTGTGTTCTAAACCTTGAGACTACTGTTGCAGTTACACAAAACTTTGTCAATCAATCAAATTTTGAGCATGTATGTCTAGACATGGCACCTGGTCACTGTCACAAAGGAGTTTGTCGTGCTGGCTTACTTGCTGTTCCGGGAAAATCTGTTAGAGATATTGAAAATCATCCACCTGGAACAATGAGTGCATGGAACCACAATGACATGACTCGTGCAGAAAAAAGACTGAAAGGTTCAGGGTCCGTAAGAGCTTCAAACAGTGCAAATCAGTGTGCTTCGTTTGAGTTCTCAGACGTCCATGAAAGTTTGGAGAACCAAGTTTTCTCGTATGATATAGGTTTCTTATCCCAATTTCTTGAGAAAGAAAAAGATCACTATACTTCTGTCTGGAGTCCTACTAATCCAATTGGCCAGAGAGAAGCAAGAGAATGGCTGCGAAGGCTATGGGTTCTTAAGCCTGAACTGAGAGGACTAATATGGAAG GGTGCATGCCTAGCAATAAGTGTGGACAAATGGTATGCATGCTTAGAGGAAGTAAGTGCATGTCATAGTTTACCACCACCGTCAGAGGATGAGAAGCTTCCTGTTGGCACAGGTAGCAACCCA GTCTTCATTGTTTCCGACAATGTGATTAAAATCTATGCTGAAGGAGGCCTGGGTTATTCTGCTCATGGTTTAGGCACAGAG CTTGAGTTCTATGATCTTCTGCGAAAAGTTGGCTCGCCTTTGATCAACCACATTCCTGAGATCATTGCAAGTGGATTTCTTGTGTACGAAGATGGCGTCTACAGAACAGTCCCATGGGATGGAAAAGGAATGCCAGATGTTTTGGCTAAATACTATCCTCTGGAGCTTTCTTATGCAAACAGCTGTTTTCCTCTTGGATTATGGAGCAAACAACAGTTTGGAATGGATAGTTCCACTGAATGTTCAAACAAACCTATTTGGCCTTACATGGTTACCAGAAAATGCAAAGGGGATATCTTTGCTCGTGT CCGTGATACATTGTCCAAGGCTGACCTTTTGAATCTGGCATCATCCTTGGGAGTTCAAATGCGAAATATCCATTTATTACCCCTTCCACATGGGGAACCATTACCCAAACCTGAAGACAATAATGTGAGAGACAGTGATCCACCTGAATGGAAACAAGTAATTTCTACTCTAAACGGAAGAAAGAATAATATAAAGAAGCACCTAGCTAACTG GGGGGGTACTGTCCCAACAGTTTTAATTGAGAAGGCTGAAGAATATCTCCCTGCTGATATGAGCTCTCTAATCAAGTTTGTTAAG GATGACGATGGTGACTCAGTGTACACATTCCCTTGTTGGATACATTCAGATATTATGGACGATAACATTCTTACTCAGAGGTCCCTCACTgatgccaaaagcactggtgacaGAGATCTGGAGAAACTGGATGCAGTTAATATAATTGACTTCAGTGATCTGTCCATCG GGGATCCTCTATGCGACTTGATTCCACTGCACCTGGATGTTTTTCGTGGCGATATTGATCTTCTCAGGGAGTACCTAAGAAGCTACCAGCTTCCTTTCCTGAGAGGGAAATCAAACAATGATATCTACAAGTCAGTGGGAAATTCGAAGTTCAGCACTGCATCATATCGCGCGAT GTGCTACTGCATGCTGCACGAGGACAACGTGCTGGCGGCTATATTTGGGCTGTGGAAGGACCTGCGAGCTGCAACGTCGTGGGAGGAGGTCGAGCACTTGGTTTGGGATGGCCTCAACCGATACCAGCAATCGTCGCCTACACTCTCTAGCTAG
- the LOC123120802 gene encoding F-box protein At1g78280 isoform X2, translating to MKLKDYVSYMELQHDEDPLYIFDDKFGETTPALLEDYRVPHLFQEDLFGVLDYEQRPAFRWLIIGPERSGASWHVDPGLTSAWNTLLCGRKRWALYPPGRVPGGVTVHVSDEDGDVDIETPTSLQWWLDIYPHLAEHEKPLECTQLPGETIFVPSGWWHCVLNLETTVAVTQNFVNQSNFEHVCLDMAPGHCHKGVCRAGLLAVPGKSVRDIENHPPGTMSAWNHNDMTRAEKRLKGSGSVRASNSANQCASFEFSDVHESLENQVFSYDIGFLSQFLEKEKDHYTSVWSPTNPIGQREAREWLRRLWVLKPELRGLIWKGACLAISVDKWYACLEEVSACHSLPPPSEDEKLPVGTGSNPVFIVSDNVIKIYAEGGLGYSAHGLGTELEFYDLLRKVGSPLINHIPEIIASGFLVYEDGVYRTVPWDGKGMPDVLAKYYPLELSYANSCFPLGLWSKQQFGMDSSTECSNKPIWPYMVTRKCKGDIFARVRDTLSKADLLNLASSLGVQMRNIHLLPLPHGEPLPKPEDNNVRDSDPPEWKQVISTLNGRKNNIKKHLANWGGTVPTVLIEKAEEYLPADMSSLIKFVKDDDGDSVYTFPCWIHSDIMDDNILTQRSLTDAKSTGDRDLEKLDAVNIIDFSDLSIGDPLCDLIPLHLDVFRGDIDLLREYLRSYQLPFLRGKSNNDIYKSVGNSKFSTASYRAMCYCMLHEDNVLAAIFGLWKDLRAATSWEEVEHLVWDGLNRYQQSSPTLSS from the exons ATGAAACTGAAAGACTATGTTTCTTACATGGAACTCCAGCATGACGAAGATCCTCTTTATATATTTGATGATAAG TTTGGAGAAACAACACCAGCACTATTGGAAGATTACAGAGTCCCTCATTTATTTCAAGAAGATCTTTTTGGTGTCTTGGATTATGAACAAAGACCTGCTTTCAGATGGCTTATTATTGGACCAGAAAGATCAGGTGCCTCTTGGCATGTTGATCCAGGATTAACCAGTGCGTGGAATACTCTTCTTTGTGGCCGAAAAAG ATGGGCACTGTACCCTCCAGGAAGAGTGCCTGGTGGTGTCACGGTACATGTAagtgatgaggatggtgatgttgacaTTGAAACTCCAACGTCTTTGCAG TGGTGGCTTGATATCTATCCTCATCTTGCTGAACACGAGAAACCACTGGAATGCACACAATTACCAGGAGAGACTATATTTGTTCCTAGTGGATGGTGGCATTGTGTTCTAAACCTTGAGACTACTGTTGCAGTTACACAAAACTTTGTCAATCAATCAAATTTTGAGCATGTATGTCTAGACATGGCACCTGGTCACTGTCACAAAGGAGTTTGTCGTGCTGGCTTACTTGCTGTTCCGGGAAAATCTGTTAGAGATATTGAAAATCATCCACCTGGAACAATGAGTGCATGGAACCACAATGACATGACTCGTGCAGAAAAAAGACTGAAAGGTTCAGGGTCCGTAAGAGCTTCAAACAGTGCAAATCAGTGTGCTTCGTTTGAGTTCTCAGACGTCCATGAAAGTTTGGAGAACCAAGTTTTCTCGTATGATATAGGTTTCTTATCCCAATTTCTTGAGAAAGAAAAAGATCACTATACTTCTGTCTGGAGTCCTACTAATCCAATTGGCCAGAGAGAAGCAAGAGAATGGCTGCGAAGGCTATGGGTTCTTAAGCCTGAACTGAGAGGACTAATATGGAAG GGTGCATGCCTAGCAATAAGTGTGGACAAATGGTATGCATGCTTAGAGGAAGTAAGTGCATGTCATAGTTTACCACCACCGTCAGAGGATGAGAAGCTTCCTGTTGGCACAGGTAGCAACCCA GTCTTCATTGTTTCCGACAATGTGATTAAAATCTATGCTGAAGGAGGCCTGGGTTATTCTGCTCATGGTTTAGGCACAGAG CTTGAGTTCTATGATCTTCTGCGAAAAGTTGGCTCGCCTTTGATCAACCACATTCCTGAGATCATTGCAAGTGGATTTCTTGTGTACGAAGATGGCGTCTACAGAACAGTCCCATGGGATGGAAAAGGAATGCCAGATGTTTTGGCTAAATACTATCCTCTGGAGCTTTCTTATGCAAACAGCTGTTTTCCTCTTGGATTATGGAGCAAACAACAGTTTGGAATGGATAGTTCCACTGAATGTTCAAACAAACCTATTTGGCCTTACATGGTTACCAGAAAATGCAAAGGGGATATCTTTGCTCGTGT CCGTGATACATTGTCCAAGGCTGACCTTTTGAATCTGGCATCATCCTTGGGAGTTCAAATGCGAAATATCCATTTATTACCCCTTCCACATGGGGAACCATTACCCAAACCTGAAGACAATAATGTGAGAGACAGTGATCCACCTGAATGGAAACAAGTAATTTCTACTCTAAACGGAAGAAAGAATAATATAAAGAAGCACCTAGCTAACTG GGGGGGTACTGTCCCAACAGTTTTAATTGAGAAGGCTGAAGAATATCTCCCTGCTGATATGAGCTCTCTAATCAAGTTTGTTAAG GATGACGATGGTGACTCAGTGTACACATTCCCTTGTTGGATACATTCAGATATTATGGACGATAACATTCTTACTCAGAGGTCCCTCACTgatgccaaaagcactggtgacaGAGATCTGGAGAAACTGGATGCAGTTAATATAATTGACTTCAGTGATCTGTCCATCG GGGATCCTCTATGCGACTTGATTCCACTGCACCTGGATGTTTTTCGTGGCGATATTGATCTTCTCAGGGAGTACCTAAGAAGCTACCAGCTTCCTTTCCTGAGAGGGAAATCAAACAATGATATCTACAAGTCAGTGGGAAATTCGAAGTTCAGCACTGCATCATATCGCGCGAT GTGCTACTGCATGCTGCACGAGGACAACGTGCTGGCGGCTATATTTGGGCTGTGGAAGGACCTGCGAGCTGCAACGTCGTGGGAGGAGGTCGAGCACTTGGTTTGGGATGGCCTCAACCGATACCAGCAATCGTCGCCTACACTCTCTAGCTAG